ACCGACGATGACGGCAACGAGCTGCCCTCCGACGGCAAGGCCTTCGGCCACCTGATGGTGCGCGGGCCGGCGATCGCCGGCGCCTATCTCAAGGGCGAGGGCGGCAACATCCTCGACAAGGATGGCTGGTTCGACACCGGCGACGTCGCTACCATCGACGCGCAGGGCTATATGCAGATCACCGACCGCGCCAAGGACGTGATCAAGTCCGGCGGCGAATGGATTTCCTCGATCGAAATCGAGAACCTCGCGGTCGGCCATCCGAAAGTAACGGAAGCCGCCGTCATCGGCATCCTGCATCCGAAGTGGGACGAACGCCCGCTGCTGATCGTGGTGCCGAAGGAAGGCGAAAACCCGACCAAGGAAGAAATCCTGAGCTACATGGAAGGCAAGATCGCCAAATGGTGGATGCCGGACGATGTGGTCTTCGTGAAGGAAATCCCGCACACGGCAACCGGCAAGATCCAGAAGCTGACGCTGCGCGAACAGTTCAAGGACTACAAGCTGCCGACCGCCAACGCCGCCGAGTAGGCAAGCGCGCCGGGCAGGGCAAATGACATTCCCGCGGATCTGAAATCCGCCGAACCCACAGGGCAGGGCATTATGGACCAGCAGAGTTCGCGGCTTGCCGCGTTTGGCTTGAGGACCGGCATACTCGCGCTGATCCTTCTGGCGCTTTGTATTATCGGCAACCGGTTCGAGCTGGTGCATTTCGGCCTCGCCGTGCGCGGCCTGGCATTCGCGGCGCTGATCGGCCTCATCGCGGCGCTTCTCTCGGCCGCGGGCCTTGTCCGCACGCTGGTTTCAAACCGGCGCGGCACGCGGACGGCGATTGCCGGCCTGGTGCTCGGCCTGCTCGTCGCCGCGCCTGTCGGACAGGCGATCATCGCCGGCTCGAAAGTGCCGCGCATTCACGACATCACGACCGATCTCGACAACCCGCCCGCCTTCTCGGCGGCAACGATTGCGGCACGCGGCGAGGCATCGAACCCGCTTGACCGGGCTGCGCCCGCCGACCTCGCGGAGCAACAGCGCGCGGCCTATCCCGATGTCGATACGCTGACAGTGGACCGGCAGCCGGGCAAGGTCTACGAGGCCGCGCTCGAAACGGCGCGCGACATGGGCTGGGAAATCCTGGCCTCGACGCCGGAAACGGGAACCATCGAGGCGACGGCGACGACGCGGGTGATGAACTTCCGCGACGATATTGCGATCCGCGTCACGGAAGCCGGAGAGGGCGCCCATGTGGATGTGCGCTCGGTCTCGCGCGTCGGCGAAAGCGACCTCGGCGCGAATGCGAACCGTATACGGACTTATCTGCATGTGTTGAGGCAGAAGCTGGCGCAAGACTGACTCCGCTCTTCCCCCCTCCCACAAGGGGAGGGTGGGAAGGAAGAGTATCCGTTTTCTTCGTCCGCCTTACGCCAGCCGGTAGTTCCCGCCGAGCGAGGGCTTGCCTTCGGACTGAACGATGCCGCGGGCGACGAGATATTCCATGTGGGCGAAGACGGAGCGGGCGGCGGCGGGGTAGAGCCGCTTGTCGACGGCGGCGTACATGACCGGCACCATTTCCGCGATGCGCGTTTTCCCCGAGGCGAGTTGCTTCAGGATTTGCTGCTCGCGGTCTTCACGATGGGCGATGAAGGAACGCACGAAAGGCTTCGGATCCTTGATCGCCGGGCCATGCGTCGGCCAGTAGATTTCATCGTCGCGCTCCAGCAGGAGCTTCAACGACGCCATGTATTGTTCCATGTTGCCGTCGGGCGGGCTCACCACGCTGGTCGACCAGCCCATGACATGATCGCCCGAGAAGAGCGCCTTTTCTTCCTGCAGCGCAAAGCACATGTGGTTCGAGGTGTGGCCGGGCGTGTAGACGCATTCGACCGTCCAGCCATCGCCCTCGATGATGTCGCCGTCGCCGACTTCGACATCGGGCACGAAATCCATGTCGCCATCTTCCTCGACCTGCACATCGTCCGAGCCCTGCTGCCCGGCGCCATGCGGGCCGAAGGCATAGGTCTCGGCGCCGGTGAGCGCCTTCAGCGGCTTCGCGGCGGGCGAGTGATCGCTATGCGTGTGGGTGATGAGGATATGGCTGACGATCTCGCCTTCGAGCGCACGGAGCAGCGCCTCGACATGGGCATTGAGCAGGGGGCCGGGATCGACCACCGCGACCTCGCCATGGCCGATGATATAGGTGCCGGTACCCTTGTAGGTGAAGGCGGAAGGATTGTTCGCGACGACGCGGCGGATCAGCGGCGATACCTCGTCGCAGCCGCCATATTCGAACTCGATTTCACGAACGTAAGGAATTTGAACCGACATTGGGCCTCCCGTTTTGGCGGCAGCTTGGACCGTTCGGGACGCAAACTCAATGGCGGCGCTCAGCCCGCCTTGCGGTAGCTGGGCGCGCGGCTGCGGCTGCTGCCATGCTGCGCGAAGCGGGCGAGATTGCCGCGCATCCGCACCAGCATGTCGATGAAGCTGGCGCGCTCCTCGGCTGTGAACCCGTCATAGGCCTCATCGAGAATTTCGTCGCCCGCTTCCCATAGCTGATCGAGCAGGGGCTGCGCATTGGGCGTGAGGAAGAGCTGTTGCGCGCGCCGGTCGTTCGGGTCCGGCCGCCGCTCCACCACGCCGAGCGCCACCAGCTTGTCGATGAGCCGTGCGACGGTGATGGGCTGTACCTCGAGAAGGTCGGCGAGCCCCACCTGGTTCAGGCCCTGATGGCGAGAAAGATGGGCGAGAGCGCCCCATTGCGCCTGCGTCAGACCGCTCACCCTGTCGTTGAAGGCGGTTTTCATGAAACGCGAATTATCGCGCAACAGAAAGCCGGTGCTGCGTTCGGGGTTCTGATTGGCAGGCATGCGATCCATCCCAGAGGAAGAATGTACGGCTTCTAATAAGCTTAGCTTATTATATGAGTATGCCATTACGCAGGGCAAGAGCCGATAATCTGCGGAAAAAGAAAATGGGAGATGGAAAGAGGGTTGCGGCGCGGCGGCGGACCGCCGCGCCGGAAGATGGTTACGGTCGTGCCTTCGCGGCTCAGTAGAGAACGGCGATATAGGCCACGAAGCCGGTCGCATAAAGACCGAGCAAGCTGTAGCCGGCGGCGGTGAAGGCGTCCGACGGGCTGAATTCAGTGCGGGTCTTGTGAATCTGGGCCGCGATTGCCGTCCACAGGCGTTCCACCTGGGCCGAAAGCCCGACGCTGGCAGAACGGGTCTGGGCGGCGACATGGGAGGCGAGATGCTGGGCGGTAGTCATGGGCAAACCTCTGGTAACAAGAGTGGACTCAAGTCCGGCCTGGCCGTTTCCGCTCATTGCCCCTTTCGGGATGCCGCCTCGAGTGGCGGTCTGCATCTTGGTTCAAAGATATGCTGCATTGCACAAACTGACAAGATGTCAGTGAGTGAATATTTCGTGGCAGCGCATGACTTTTTGACGCAGGGCATGAAAAAAAGGGCGGAAGACCGCCCTTTTTATTCGCGTGGGCGAGATCAGATCTGGCGGCCCGCCTGCTGCCAATAGGGCTCGCGCAGCTTGCGCTTGAAGATCTTGCCCGAATCCTCGCGCGGCAGATCGTTCTGAAACTCGACCCGCTTCGGCACCTTGTAGCCGGCCACCCGCTCTCGGAGAAAGGCTTTGACGTCCGCTTCCGAAAGCCCGGCGCCCGGCTGCTGCTGGACGACGGCGCAGAGCGACTCCCCGAACTCCTCGTCCGGGATGCCGAAAACCGCGCAATCGCCGACGCCCGGCATCTTGTGAAGCTCGGCCTCGATTTCGGCCGGGTAGATGTTGACCCCGCCCGAGATCACCATGTCCTTGGCGCGGTCGCAGAGATAGAGAAAGCCGTCTTCGTCGAGATAGCCGATATCGCCGAGTGCGATGAGGCCGGCCTTTTCGGCCTTGCGCCGCTTCTCGTCGTCGCCGTGATAGGTGAAGTCGGGAATGGCGGGAATGCGGCAGACGATTTCGCCTGTCGCACCGGCTGCAAGCTCCTCGCCATTCTCGCCGAGCACCATGACCTTCGCGCCCTGGACCGCCTTGCCGACGGTGCCGGGATGCTTGAGATATTGTTCGGAGTTGCAGAAGACGACCGCGCCCGTTTCGGTGCCGCCGTAATATTCATTAATGACGGGCCCCCACCAAGCGATCATGGCCTGCTTCACGTGAACGGGGCAGGGCGCCGCCGCATGAACGACGAAGCGCAGCGACGACAGGTCGTATTTTTTCTTTACCTCATCGGGCAATTTCAGCAGGCGGACGAACATGGTGGGCACCATGTGGAGATGCGTGACCTTGTAGGTGTCGATCATCTGCAGCAATTCTTCGGGATCGAAGCGGGGCTGCAGGATGACATTGGCGCCGACGCGGAAGGCGAAGAGCCCGTAGGCATTGGGCGCGGAGTGATACATGGGGCCGGTGACGACCGTGACCATGTTCTGCGGCTCGCCATATTCGGGGCTGAAACCCATGACGGTGCCGACGACCTGGCCCCAGGCGGCGGCCTGTTCCGCCGTCGGCGCGGCGCGGCGCACGCCCTTCGGATGGCCGGTGGTGCCGGATGTGTAGATCATCGAGCCGGGCGCCTCGGCGGGGCCGGCGGTGATCGGCGGGAACTGCGCGAGCCATTGGCCCCAGTCCTGCGTGCCGGCCGGGAGCTTCGCGGCTTCGGCGGAGAGACCATAGGCCGAGACGATTTCGGCCGGCGTCTCGACGACGAAAACGGGGACGTTCTTCGGCAGCGCCTTTTCGATGCCACGCCAGAGATCGGCATGGATGACGATCGCCTTGGCGCCCGAATTCTCGAAGATGTAGCGCGCCTCGTCCGGCGAATTGTGCCAGTTGACGGGTGTCGAATAGGCGCCTACGAGACCCGCCGCCGCGGATGCCTCGAAGAAAGGAAAATCGTTCCGTAGATAGACCGCGACGACATCGCCCGCGCCTATGCCGAGGCTGGCAAAGCCGCTGGCGGCGCGCGCCGCCCGCTCCGCCAGGCCCGATATTTCCGCTACCCGCTTGCCGGACCTGACTGCCGCTGCGCCCATTGCCGCTCCTCCCCGGAAGACATTGTTATTGAGGGAATAGTAGCAGCCGCGAGGGCGGGGAAAACCGCCAATCGGGCCGGGCGGCCTGCCCTTGTTGGGCTAGAAGGCGGCGCCTGACGTTGCGTCGGCCTCGCATATGTATTTTCCGTAACGGCGATGGAACCCGAATGGAACCGGCGCGTTTTCTTGCAGTTCCTCGTTTCTACCGGTGCCGGGTGGCGCCGGATTCCCGTCACCAAGGATGGAGACTTTTTATGTTGCGCAAGACACTCATCGGGTTCGCGATTCTTCTGCCCATGATGGGCGGCCTGGCTGCCTGCGACGACCAGGGCCCGGCGGAAGAAGCCGGCGAGGCGCTGGATGAAGCCGGCGAAGACATCGGCAACGCATTCGACAATTCCGGCCCGATGGAAGATGCGGGTGAGGAAATCGACGACGCCACCGGTAACTGAACGGGCCGCCATGCCTTGAGCATGGTTCCGAAAGTATGTTGCGTATGAGTTGGAAGCCCGCCGATTCCCCCCGGCGGGCTTCTTCATGTCTCAGCTGTAGCGCGCTTCCCGCTTCTTGCCTTCATTGCCGGCTTTCACTTCGCCAAGTGCCCATTCGAGATCGGCGAGGTAGGTGCCCGTCACCTGCGCGTGGAAAGGCGAGAGCATGAGATGGAGCCCCTTCGGCTCGGTCGTCAGGCTGGTGAACCAGCCGCGCTCGAAAAGCTTGCCCCAGACAGCGAAGGGGTCTTCCTCATCATGTGTGAAGGAGACGATGCCGAGCTGCGGACGGCCGAGCACGCGGAAGCCGAGCTTCGCGATGCCCGCCTCGATTGCCTCGCGCGCGTCCGTCACCTGTTTGTGCTTTGCGCGATAGCCTTCCTCGCCGAGGAAATTCATGACGGCCCACGCCGCCGCGATGGCGCCGCCTGGCCGCGTGCCGGCAAGCGTCGGCGTGACCATCCGCCCGCCCGGCCAGTCCGCGCAGTCGAAGATCATATGCGCGCGAAGTTCTTCCGAACGGAAGAGGACGGTGGAGGCACCCTTGGCGCAATAGCCGTATTTGTGCAGGTCCGCCGACATGGAGGAGACGGAGGGCACCTCGAAATCGAAAGGCGGAATGTCGCCGCCATTCATGCGGACGAAGGGCGCGATATAGCCGCCGACACAGGCATCGACATGGAGCCAGAGGTTTTTCTTCTCGGCGAGCTTGCCCAGCGCCTCGATGGGATCGATCAGGCCATAGGGAAAGCAGGGCGCGGAGCCGACCAGCATGATGGTGTTGGCATCGATCTTCTTTTCCATCGCACCGACATCGGCGAGAAGATCGGCGCAGGGCACGCGCCGCATTTCGATTTCCATCATCTTCGCCGCCTTGTCGAAGGCGGGATGCGCGGACCAGGGCGCGACGATGTTGCACTGGCCCGTGACGCCCTTTGTCTTGCGCGCGAAATCGCGGGCGGTCTTGATCGCCATGGTGATCGAATCCGTGCCGCCCGAGGTGATGTTGCCGACGGAGCCGTCCGGCCCGTGCAGGAGGCCGAGGCCCATCGAGACCACCTCGTCCTCCATCTGTTTCAGGCTCGGAAAGGCCATCGGCCCGAGGCCGTTTTCCGACATGAACATCGCATAGGCTTCCTTCTGGACCTGTGCGACCTCGGGACCGGCATTGAAGACATAGACGGCGGTCTTGCCGTCGCGCCATTTGACGTCGTGGGAGCCGCGGGCTTCCATTTCCGTCTTCAATTCGCTCCAGTCCTTGCCCTTTTTCGGCAGCGTCGTTCCCATGCCGGCTCTCCTGTCGTTGCTGGAGAGAGACTAGCAGATCGGCGCCGCGAGGCATCAATGATGATGCTCATGGCCCTCGCCATGGATCAGCATGAGGGCGGGAGCGGGCCTCTTGAGCGAGTGCGGATCGACGCCCGGCGCGGCGAATTCGTCCCAGGCGATCGAGCCTTTCTCGCAGGTCTGCTCGACCGGGAAGAAGAGCATCATGGCTTCGGGGTCGGAGGGGAGCTTCGCGAGGAAGGCGAATTCGTCGAACTGGTCGTCGGGCAGGGGCCCTCCCTGCCACGTGACCTTCACCACGCCTTCCGACACCGGCTTGCCATGCACTTCATAGGTTTGGGTGTAAGCGGCTTTTTCGGTCGCGACGGTCCAGCCGGGCTTCGGCTGCGCCTTCACGGAGATGACACCTTCGGGAATGCGCATCGAGACGGCGGTGGTCGCCGAGCCGTCGCAGCCATGCGGCACGCGGAAGGACGCCTTGTAGTAGCTCCCCGCCTGCGCGCTCTCCTCACCGAGCGTGACATGGGCCGAGGCGGGCGCGGCCGCCGCGAAAATCGCGGCGGCGCAGAGAGCAATGGAAAGATGTTTCATCGTTATTCTCCCTAGAAGGCGAGTTTGAGACCGGCAAAGAAGCTGCGGCCTTCGCCCGGATAGAAGACGTTGGTTGAGACCGCCGGGTCTGTCGCGTCGGTGATGGTGCTGTAGGTGGAAATGTAGTTCTCGTCGGTCAGATTGCGCGCATCGAGAAAGAGGCGAACGCCCTTGGCGATGTCGACGCCGCCTTCAAGCCCGAGCGTCGCATAGCCCGGCGCTTCGAGATTGTTTGCGTAATCGACATAGCCGCCATCCGGCACCCATTCGACTTTCGGCGCGATGTCCCAGCCGAGACCGTTCGGCGCCGGCGACTTGTAGCGCAGTGCGGCGACATAGACATGGGGCGGCATGCCGGCGAGCTTGTTGTCGCCATAGACCGCATCGCCATCGAAGCTGAAGTCGCTGAACATATAGGCCTGTTCGAGCAGAAGGCGGCTCCCCTCCGGCAACAGTTTGTTCACGCCATAGGCGCCGATGTCGAGCGTGAGCGACGCTTCGATACCCTGATGGATCGTCTCGTCGGCATTGAGGGTCAAGGGCGGACTACCGGGGACCACGGTGAAGGAGATGAGTTCGCCTTTCACCTCGGCCCGGTAGAGCGCGACGTCCCATGCGGCGGTGGCTGACGTGCCGCGCGTGCCGATTTCCGCCGTCCAGGCGCGCTGCGGATCGAGCGGCACGAACTGGAAGACGGTTGCCTGCACGAGTTCCGAGAAGGTCGGCGGCTCGTAGCTGCGCGTGACATTGGTATAGGCCTGCGCGTTCTCCGCGAAGTCCCACAACACACCGGCGCGCGGGCTCACCGTGCTGTAGGAACTGCTGTCGCTCTGGGCGGGCACAAGATCGTTGGTGAACTTGCGCCGCGAATGGATGGCCTGCGCACCGCCGACAAGGGCGACGGTCGGCACGACATAGAACTGGTTTTCGAGATAGAGGCGGAGATTGGTGGATTCCTGCGTGCCGCTCGCCTGCAACGCGCCGCGCGACCCGGCATTGTTTGTGTATTGCTTCGCATCGACCTCGCCCCATGAAACATCGCCGCCGACCGTGACGATGTTGCGGTGCCCGGCAAGCGTGCCTTCGTCGCTGTAGCGCGTGAAGGCGCCGGCGAGCGGCCCGCGCTGATCGAGCACGCGGAAGATGGGGTGGTACAGGCGCTTGTAGCCGACATAGCCGCCGAATTCGAGCGTGCCGCCATTGTCGAGGTCGAGCGCGGTCTTGTTGGCGAAGCGGAGCGAACGGACATTGCGTTGCTCATTGCGTGAGACGCTCAGCGGATTGGCCATTTCGGGGTCGTTCTCGGCCTGGGCCAGTGTCAGCGTGCCCGGGAGATCCTGATCGACGACGTTGGAGAGGAGATAGAAGCGGGTCTCGGCGCGCTCATTGAAGCGGTGGCCGATATTGCCGGAGAAACGGATGCTCTCCTCGCGCTCATGGTCGCGGAAACCTTCGACGAGATTGCCGGTCATGGCGGCGAAAACGTCGGTGGCGCCGTAGACGCGCGCCGCCTGCATATGGACGCGCGCGGTGCCGTGACTGCCGCCTTCGATGCGGAAGAGATTTTCGGCGGAGGCCGTGTGGCCGGACGGCATGACGAAGTTGATCGCGCCGCCGAGTGTGGACGAACCGAAGCGCAGGCCGTTGCCGCCCTTGTGGACCTCGATGTGCTGCGCGATCAGCGGATCGATTTCCTGGAAGTCCGCCGCGCCGTCGGCGAGGTTGAACGGAATACCGTCCTGCATGATTTCAAGGCCGCGCATATGGAAACTGCGGCTGAGGCCGGAGCCGCGAATGGAGAGGCGAACCTCCGCGCCGAACCGCTTGCGCGCATAGACGCCGGGCGTGAAGTCCATCACGTCTTCGATGTTATGGGCGTAGCTGTCTTCATAGCGCGTGGCAGGGACGAGGCTGACGGCACCGGGCATGCGCGACATCTCCCGCTGCGCCTCGATGACGCCGGGTACGGTGAGCGTGCCGGAAGGATGAACGGCGGGGTCGAGACCCGACAGAGGGTTTTCGTTAGCTTCATCGGCGGTGATGACGATCTGCGGGAGGGTGACGGCGCCGCTTTCCGCCGTTTGGGCGAAAGCGGGGGAAGCGAGAAACGGCGCCGCAAGCGCCGCCCCGCGAAGGAGCGAGAAGGTATTTTTCATGTTGCCCTGACTGCATGGCTCGCGCCTGCTGGCGGCGAGGCGCTGCAGGCGTCGTTATGACACTGGGAAGAAGTAGCGTGCCGTCAGGCGGGAGGGGCGCGGGGATGGGTCGTCGAGGCGAAGACGCCCGAGGCGACCGAATAGACGGCCGCGAGAGGCGCGGGAAGCGCCCAGGCCGGACCGGCGACCATGAGATGCGATGCGAGCGTGGCCGCGCAATGATGGACGCAGGATTTGCAGTCATGGCTCGCCTTGCCGGGCGAAGCGGGCTCGACGGGATTGCCTTCGGCGTCGATATAGACCGTCTTCGCCTCGCCACCCGAACAGATGACGGTTTCGAGCAAGTCCTGCGTGGCCGTGCTGGAAAGCTGGAAGGCGAGAGGCGCCGCGACGTGAAGGAAGATCGCCAGAAGGGCGAGCAAAGGCCCGGCGCCAAAGCGCGCCCGCCGGTTCAGCCCATATGACGAATTCGTCCCCATGACGACGATCCTAACCGGGCGGCGCGACGGAGGCTATGACCATTGCGCGCACATCTTGTCGCAGTTGGGGTCATTTACCTTTGAATTTGGGTTCCCGCTTGTCGAAGAAAGCCTTCACGCCCTCGCGGACATCGGCGCTGGGGTTCGTGACCATGACGGAGAGGGCGGCATCGCCCAGCGACTGTTCGAGCGACAGCGTCTGGCCCCGCATCATCATGGACTTGGCGAGGCGGACGGCGAGCGGCGCGCGGGCAGCAAGACCTCGCGCAAGCTCCATCACACGGGCCTCGAGCGCGGCGGCGGGAACGACCTCGGTGACAAGGCCGAGATCTTCCGCCTCGTCCGCACTGTAGACCTCGGCGAGCATGGTCATCTTGAGCGCGAGGTCGAGACCCATGAAGCGGGGAAAGAACCAGGCGCCGCCCTCATCCGGCAAGAGACCGAAACGGCCCGATGTATCGCCGAGCTTTGCCGTGTCGGCGGCAATCCGCATATCGCAGGAGAGAGCAAGCGTGAGCCCGCCCGCGACGGCGGGGCCGTTCACCATGGCGATGGTCGGCTTGTCGAGGCGCGAGAAGGCGAGGATGACGCGATGCATGCCGTCGCGCATTTCGCGGCCATGCGAAAGCTGCGTCTTCATCAGCGCCTCATGCTCCTCGTCCGCGCCGCTGATATCGCCACCGGCGCAGAAGCCGCGCCCGGCGCCTGTAAGGATGAGGCATCGGAGATCGTCGTCGCGGAGATAGATGTCGAGCGCCTCGACGAGTTCCGCGCAAAGCAGCGTCGAATAGGCGTTCATTTGAGCCGGGCGATTGAGCGTCACTTTCGCAATGTGAGGCTCGGGCGTCTCGAAAAGAATTTCGCGGAAATCGGCGGCCATTTCGGTTCTCCCCGCTGGTTTTGCTTCGACACTTCTCAAAGGGTGCAAGCTTCTGCTTATACTGACGCAAACGGCATCGACAAGAAAGCCACGTGGAAACGAGGGAGGAAATCATGAGCTATGAAGACCTGACATATGAAGTGAAGGACCGCGTCGCGACCCTGACGCTCAACCGGCCCGACAAACTGAACGCGTGGACGGGAGCGATGGAAAAGAGCGTGAAGAAAGCGATGGCGGCCGCCGTCGCCGACGATGATGTGCGCGTCATCGTCATCACGGGCGCGGGCCGCGGCTTCTGTGCGGGCGCGGACATGAACCTGCTGCAGTCGATCAAGGCGGAGACGTGGGAGGATCGCGAGCTGGCGACTGCGGCGCGCGAGGAGAAGTTCGACTTCAGCAGCGGTCTGGGGCCGGACGTATCGCCTCACTATGGCGGCCGCTTCGGTTATCTGATGCAGGTGAAGAAGCCGATCATCGCCGCGATCAACGGCCCGGCGGCAGGGCTCGGCCTCGTCTTTGCGCTTTACGCCGACATGCGCTTCGCAGGCTCCGAGGCGAAATTCACGACCGCCTTCGCCAATCGCGGCTTGATTGCGGAACATGGCATCTCATGGCTGCTGCCGCATCTCGTCGGCCCGGCCCATTCGCTCGACCTGCTGATGTCCGGCCGCAAGGTGATGGCCGACGAAGCGGCGCGCATGGGCCTCGTCAACAAGGTGTTTCCGCAGGAAACCTTCATGACGAATGTGATGGACTACGCGAAGGTGCTGTCCGAGACAGTATCGCCGCGCTCCATGGCGGTGATGAAGGCGCAGATATGGAAGGCGCTGTTCCAGAACTTCAACGATGCACTGGAAGTGGGCGACAGCGAAATGCAGAAGAGCTTCGGCAGCGCCGACTTCAAGGAAGGCGTGGCGCATTTCGT
Above is a window of Parvibaculum lavamentivorans DS-1 DNA encoding:
- a CDS encoding DUF1499 domain-containing protein, with translation MDQQSSRLAAFGLRTGILALILLALCIIGNRFELVHFGLAVRGLAFAALIGLIAALLSAAGLVRTLVSNRRGTRTAIAGLVLGLLVAAPVGQAIIAGSKVPRIHDITTDLDNPPAFSAATIAARGEASNPLDRAAPADLAEQQRAAYPDVDTLTVDRQPGKVYEAALETARDMGWEILASTPETGTIEATATTRVMNFRDDIAIRVTEAGEGAHVDVRSVSRVGESDLGANANRIRTYLHVLRQKLAQD
- a CDS encoding MBL fold metallo-hydrolase; its protein translation is MSVQIPYVREIEFEYGGCDEVSPLIRRVVANNPSAFTYKGTGTYIIGHGEVAVVDPGPLLNAHVEALLRALEGEIVSHILITHTHSDHSPAAKPLKALTGAETYAFGPHGAGQQGSDDVQVEEDGDMDFVPDVEVGDGDIIEGDGWTVECVYTPGHTSNHMCFALQEEKALFSGDHVMGWSTSVVSPPDGNMEQYMASLKLLLERDDEIYWPTHGPAIKDPKPFVRSFIAHREDREQQILKQLASGKTRIAEMVPVMYAAVDKRLYPAAARSVFAHMEYLVARGIVQSEGKPSLGGNYRLA
- a CDS encoding MarR family winged helix-turn-helix transcriptional regulator encodes the protein MPANQNPERSTGFLLRDNSRFMKTAFNDRVSGLTQAQWGALAHLSRHQGLNQVGLADLLEVQPITVARLIDKLVALGVVERRPDPNDRRAQQLFLTPNAQPLLDQLWEAGDEILDEAYDGFTAEERASFIDMLVRMRGNLARFAQHGSSRSRAPSYRKAG
- a CDS encoding acyl-CoA synthetase → MGAAAVRSGKRVAEISGLAERAARAASGFASLGIGAGDVVAVYLRNDFPFFEASAAAGLVGAYSTPVNWHNSPDEARYIFENSGAKAIVIHADLWRGIEKALPKNVPVFVVETPAEIVSAYGLSAEAAKLPAGTQDWGQWLAQFPPITAGPAEAPGSMIYTSGTTGHPKGVRRAAPTAEQAAAWGQVVGTVMGFSPEYGEPQNMVTVVTGPMYHSAPNAYGLFAFRVGANVILQPRFDPEELLQMIDTYKVTHLHMVPTMFVRLLKLPDEVKKKYDLSSLRFVVHAAAPCPVHVKQAMIAWWGPVINEYYGGTETGAVVFCNSEQYLKHPGTVGKAVQGAKVMVLGENGEELAAGATGEIVCRIPAIPDFTYHGDDEKRRKAEKAGLIALGDIGYLDEDGFLYLCDRAKDMVISGGVNIYPAEIEAELHKMPGVGDCAVFGIPDEEFGESLCAVVQQQPGAGLSEADVKAFLRERVAGYKVPKRVEFQNDLPREDSGKIFKRKLREPYWQQAGRQI
- a CDS encoding pyridoxal phosphate-dependent decarboxylase family protein, yielding MGTTLPKKGKDWSELKTEMEARGSHDVKWRDGKTAVYVFNAGPEVAQVQKEAYAMFMSENGLGPMAFPSLKQMEDEVVSMGLGLLHGPDGSVGNITSGGTDSITMAIKTARDFARKTKGVTGQCNIVAPWSAHPAFDKAAKMMEIEMRRVPCADLLADVGAMEKKIDANTIMLVGSAPCFPYGLIDPIEALGKLAEKKNLWLHVDACVGGYIAPFVRMNGGDIPPFDFEVPSVSSMSADLHKYGYCAKGASTVLFRSEELRAHMIFDCADWPGGRMVTPTLAGTRPGGAIAAAWAVMNFLGEEGYRAKHKQVTDAREAIEAGIAKLGFRVLGRPQLGIVSFTHDEEDPFAVWGKLFERGWFTSLTTEPKGLHLMLSPFHAQVTGTYLADLEWALGEVKAGNEGKKREARYS
- a CDS encoding YcnI family protein; translated protein: MKHLSIALCAAAIFAAAAPASAHVTLGEESAQAGSYYKASFRVPHGCDGSATTAVSMRIPEGVISVKAQPKPGWTVATEKAAYTQTYEVHGKPVSEGVVKVTWQGGPLPDDQFDEFAFLAKLPSDPEAMMLFFPVEQTCEKGSIAWDEFAAPGVDPHSLKRPAPALMLIHGEGHEHHH
- a CDS encoding TonB-dependent receptor family protein; the protein is MKNTFSLLRGAALAAPFLASPAFAQTAESGAVTLPQIVITADEANENPLSGLDPAVHPSGTLTVPGVIEAQREMSRMPGAVSLVPATRYEDSYAHNIEDVMDFTPGVYARKRFGAEVRLSIRGSGLSRSFHMRGLEIMQDGIPFNLADGAADFQEIDPLIAQHIEVHKGGNGLRFGSSTLGGAINFVMPSGHTASAENLFRIEGGSHGTARVHMQAARVYGATDVFAAMTGNLVEGFRDHEREESIRFSGNIGHRFNERAETRFYLLSNVVDQDLPGTLTLAQAENDPEMANPLSVSRNEQRNVRSLRFANKTALDLDNGGTLEFGGYVGYKRLYHPIFRVLDQRGPLAGAFTRYSDEGTLAGHRNIVTVGGDVSWGEVDAKQYTNNAGSRGALQASGTQESTNLRLYLENQFYVVPTVALVGGAQAIHSRRKFTNDLVPAQSDSSSYSTVSPRAGVLWDFAENAQAYTNVTRSYEPPTFSELVQATVFQFVPLDPQRAWTAEIGTRGTSATAAWDVALYRAEVKGELISFTVVPGSPPLTLNADETIHQGIEASLTLDIGAYGVNKLLPEGSRLLLEQAYMFSDFSFDGDAVYGDNKLAGMPPHVYVAALRYKSPAPNGLGWDIAPKVEWVPDGGYVDYANNLEAPGYATLGLEGGVDIAKGVRLFLDARNLTDENYISTYSTITDATDPAVSTNVFYPGEGRSFFAGLKLAF
- a CDS encoding DUF2946 family protein; translation: MGTNSSYGLNRRARFGAGPLLALLAIFLHVAAPLAFQLSSTATQDLLETVICSGGEAKTVYIDAEGNPVEPASPGKASHDCKSCVHHCAATLASHLMVAGPAWALPAPLAAVYSVASGVFASTTHPRAPPA
- a CDS encoding enoyl-CoA hydratase/isomerase family protein; amino-acid sequence: MAADFREILFETPEPHIAKVTLNRPAQMNAYSTLLCAELVEALDIYLRDDDLRCLILTGAGRGFCAGGDISGADEEHEALMKTQLSHGREMRDGMHRVILAFSRLDKPTIAMVNGPAVAGGLTLALSCDMRIAADTAKLGDTSGRFGLLPDEGGAWFFPRFMGLDLALKMTMLAEVYSADEAEDLGLVTEVVPAAALEARVMELARGLAARAPLAVRLAKSMMMRGQTLSLEQSLGDAALSVMVTNPSADVREGVKAFFDKREPKFKGK
- a CDS encoding enoyl-CoA hydratase, which translates into the protein MSYEDLTYEVKDRVATLTLNRPDKLNAWTGAMEKSVKKAMAAAVADDDVRVIVITGAGRGFCAGADMNLLQSIKAETWEDRELATAAREEKFDFSSGLGPDVSPHYGGRFGYLMQVKKPIIAAINGPAAGLGLVFALYADMRFAGSEAKFTTAFANRGLIAEHGISWLLPHLVGPAHSLDLLMSGRKVMADEAARMGLVNKVFPQETFMTNVMDYAKVLSETVSPRSMAVMKAQIWKALFQNFNDALEVGDSEMQKSFGSADFKEGVAHFVEKRVANFTGR